GTTTATAAATTGTAGCCAGTAGCggctttagggtagggcgcggttgggcgacggcccagaGCGCCGGAcataaggggcgccgcaggcgcccccaaccaatccttgatcagaattttactcctatttttgttttaattttcatcaaagatcgcagcttacaagaactgtatccaaatgtatggatagcatcagggccgccttaacctatggtgcatggtgtgcgaataacccgggcgccgcgggctcaagGGCGCCGCGGTACGCTCCTGGAccaagaaatttcaattaaattaatgtattgtcataCAATGCCGGGCGCGTTAGttacactacttttatgtcccaaaactcaaaaaaaatcgccctcccttcgctcgcggcttcttcacttcacagtcgccttttattatatactagcttttgcccgcaacttcgttcgcgtggaatagtaactaccagcagatttttgatttgaccaatagatggcgctatatgtccggaataattttatttttttgtaataaaaactatcctatgtcctttctcaagtttcaaactatgtctgtaccaaatttcacacaaatcggttcagtagtttaggcgtgaagaaaagacagacagacagacagacagaaagacagacagacagacagaaagacagacagacagacagagttactttcgcatttataatattagtttggattgttaaggacttttagtgatccaaatctcaaaaaagctttttcgggcttgcttcactttatagttgtttttatttttcaacatttttttgtctaccctagcaaaaaggtagcgtcgtttttaagtccttttattaattagaaagtaacttctagtttctatttatggtactactttaagtcccaaaattttaattcataggcgccaacaccaacaaagagttatctacgtttgggcaacatattaagtaatttttgtttgagttctaaaatataacaaaaaatttcggaATCAGAACCTGTGTTCCATCCATGTATACAAattttcgcgtttataatattagtaggatggtAACGTTCACACTAGTGCGTAACGTGTTGTGTTGTGATGGCTTATGTATGGAACCGATACAGTTCTGACGCGTCACGTCACGACACATCAGACAAATATAAATCCACCTTGTCTTGCTCGCAATATTacatatgttacagccaaagtgattaaatatatattatacataatgactggtcattgtatataatacccaaattgactagacagtgtgatagattaatcactttatctggatctaattcataatagctggtcaaagttagccaaagtaataaatatggtataatcgtctgactacttactaattcgtagaaacggctcaagttattatcgactctttttatgataaatcatcaaatgattcctcccaCCGTGGGAGAGCAGCGTGAAGGACTCAGAGAGCGTGAGCGTGCAGCGTGAGGTCAGACTGTTAGTGGCTTAAAACCACGCGTGGAGGAACGCGCGCCGCCGGGCCGTGTCTCCCAGGAGACGGAAGGCCGATAAGGCACCCGAACTCATCGCACAGGCCCAAGTCTACGGTGgctgggagtcgtctctcgaccacacagaaggagacgatggcatcccagtacctctcgccccggaccttggcttgaaccagggccgggtgcgagaggtcgccgctgccgactgcctccacgaggacacggcggtgcccttcccgggCAGGGCACACTCCGGGCCGTCGGTACAGTGGCCCGAGCCACacttcaaagaggggacttttcGCTACTATTATGGGATGCACTGTGCTAACCagcctttttcgaattatattagGGTCAGCTACCAGGCACTAtagttagttaacatgaaataataatctttacctacttgttttattacattatctaagtctatggagatattatataaaattgctagttaatgtgattaattctgtgtcaattatcactttatccaaattgagtagatattataaataaatagctagataatatgtataatatgcggacttattactttggctgtaacacatacacaaacaaaagtacggtagaccgcacatcagtggtaactgtcatgcaccttaactcaatagtaataagtatgattttcctataaaactgttaccactgacctgaagttgactgtacctataccGTAACTATGAGACAATTTCTGTCTATATTCATTTGGAGGGCGCCACTTCTAACTTAGAAGTTCTAAGCAAATCTGTCAATCTAGCTGAGGAGATGTACATATTGTACATATAGCTCACGTTACGCTATCATTGCTGTCAGCCACATTCATTGGTCCTCCCTTTATCTTTGATTTTATTCATTAACTACGTGCGGCGTTACTGACGCACTAGCGTGCGAGAGATAGattttgaataaacaatttttatcttaaagaaatctactaagtacctataccttcgtaaacaaaaaataggtagatttatttttatgcacattTGTCCACTTTATTGTCAGAGCCTGGTTAGAGCATTTTTCAAGGGCGCAGTTTTAAAAGCTCGCACCGGGCGCATAAAAAGCTAGTAACGGCACTGAGTGGATCAGATGGTTTTCATGCTACATCTAGACTTCTTAGAACGGAGCATATGATTTATAGACCCGCGCGGGGCTTTCCCGCGGGGATGAAGGCTAAAGTGGGTACCTATatcgttttaaaacaaaaaactaaaactctgattttaaacatttatttatttattaacattaaagCCTTTGTACAATTCCTATCTATACTACTTGTACCTTTTTTGTATCTTTGTACCCTGAATAGTCGGTAGGTATATCAAGCGAGTGGCTACTGATAATGTCACTGTAGTAACGCGCCGACGCACGAGGAATGCGCTTACGCATAGGATCTGAGAAATCCACTTCATACAGCCCGAATTTGACCCtggaacaaaaaagaaaaaatatgagaGGTGATTAATTGGTGAGATTGTAATCAGAAATTACATGAGGCCTTAACCTCATTACCATCAGCCTTTTATCACGGGCCTCCTTTCACACAAacaaggattgagcattaatcaccacgcttgctcaaggcagATTTGTGAATAATTTCGTTACACTGCGGTAGTAAATAAGTTGGGTCCTGAACTCCTGAGTCACCATGTCTATGATCGGGAAGGATTCCCTTAGTAGAACGTACCTAACTAGAacgacatattattatttaaatctaaactaatatacctaataaagagaaaaaaaatttttgtttgttactttgtCTCTTTATTTGGTTCCGAACTACtttaccgatttaaaaaattctctCACTTTAGCTATAGGTACTATCCCCAAAAAAggtaaggctatattttatcccagtagtTCCCGCGGTAtccgggtaaaaccgcggggaaaAAGAACTTGTAGTAATTTTATTCTTTAGCTGTTCATACATAGAAATAAAAGCAAACTTACGCCAATCCATCTCCCCACTCGAAGTTATCCATGAGAGTCCACGCGCAGTAGCCGGTCACATTCAAACCATCTTCTTTTACTGCTAGCAGAATCTGTAACCAGAACATTCAAGAGtttagaacatcatcatcatctcagccataggacgtccactgctgaacataggcctcccccttagatctccacagatacctgttggaggcgttTAAAACAATCTCCATAGAACAGAAGAGTAGAATAAAATAGGTATCGTTTATTTCTAAGCATATGGTACATAGAGGTTTTACATTAATATCGTTTCACAACAACTGCcattgctttaaataaaaaaaatatagtaattacAATAATCAAGTAAATTTAAAATACTACATCTACTTTTATAGAATTTAATGGGACTAATTTAGTACCTAatgacttttgaaaaaaaagtgtGATAAAGCGTCGCggcattttataaaaatcgcCTGTTTTCTGTTTGCGAGAGCATgtagaataattttattcagaaaagtttattgaaagcatatttttatagcaaaatGTTAGAACAACCCTTTGTAACTAAAATTCATTGTTTGTAGCCATTGCGATCCTAGGGAGCACAGCGCTATCTAGCGGACATTTTAAGTGTAGGtgctttattttgtgtttttaaaactCTGTTCATTCTAATCAAGATTTGACTTTTCTAAATTTAATGTCTGTTAGAAATTGGCATGAATCCGTGCCAATTTAGAACTTTCCGTGCTAAGATACCTCTGcactaaaaagtttgtttggaCGGAGCTAGGAGGAGATATCAAAAACTAATGCGTATATCATACGCTTTTACGCTACGATTACAAAATGTCATCAGTGTTAAATAGTTAAGTTACAGAGTAATGCTATATGCTTTTTTCTATCTGATTATGTccaaaaacaagcaaaaaaccTCTCAAATGCTAGTTACCTCATTtgctcaacagatggcgttgctcCGGGTTGTGCCAAACCTGCATCGCggtatggttacgttacaagagttCAATAAGGCAAACTTGGGCTTGTTTGCTGTAATACTCTATGAATGTACATATTTGCAAGAAGcaaatgaatttaataatttttgtaataaccCTGTGGACTCTATGGGGTTataatcaaactcaaaatatttatttgctttaaggCTCTAATATCAGTGGCTCAATTTCTGCTAATTTAATAACGTGTCAATTGGATATCAATTGATTCTCAATAGCAGTTATAGCCTAAGCGGGCATTCTACAATTAATAATAAGACCATTCATATTTCAATGACATTTTATTGGTTTGCCATGTAAAAGgttaaaggtgaagaaaaacatctcgaCGAAATCTGGAGTGAATAAAGAGTTTCATCAACAACCCGCATTTCTTGCACTAATGACTTAATGACCCTTGTATTAATGATTTTGTGAGGCAAATACTTAACTGTATAAAGTAGTATTTAACATGTTATAATAATAAGCAAAACACAAATTACCATATTATTGCGATGCCatctatcggccaactaaataaactttattttgacAGTCTCGATGTTTTCAGtattaaatagttaatttacCGAAGAATTCTTCATTCTATATTGATATTTGTAAGAAAACAATACTTCAAGTGTTTCAGGCTAGCACTTGAaaatcaaaaacgtttattgaaagttaGCTAATAAATTAGAGCATTTTCACAGTAAAAATAACGAAAGTATTCTGTACCTTTTTCTGAATAGttgtaagaaataaattgattgtatatttttttattattgcattgAAATATTAGCTATTTTTCTGTATGCTTAGTATACTTAGATCTGATATGAGCGTTTTGGTGTTAACTGTGAGTTTGTATtcttatgaatgaatgaatttaaaaatatgagaGACCAACCTGTTCCAAATGATCCCTGTAATACTGTATCCTTTCCTGGTCATCAAGTCCTCCTACGGTTGAGATACCGTTCTCCGTTATAATAATCTCCATGTCACCATATTGCTGCTTCATCCAGTTGAGCTGACGACGAAAACCTTCAGGGAATACCTGCGAATAGAATAGGAACAAATTATTAACAATTAAGGAAAGCCGGTATTCCGGCGCTGGTTTTTAGATATTTCATATCGAAATCAGCTCAACCGTTTTAAGGTTACCAGCTATTTTATCAACAGAGCCGTAGCGACATTCTTTTCCAAagaaaaacttacataaaacCAATAGGACTGAGCAGTGGGCCAATCTTCCCGCTTCTCAATGATGGCGTTGAGGTCAATACAGTCTCCAAGAGGCCAGGCCGTGAACTGTTCACCTTCCCTCGCTTTACGGATCAACCTGGTCGTGTAGTAATTCATTGCGAAGTAGTCATAGGTTCCTGTGAGGGAAAACTGCTGTTACCTTTGTAGGAACACAGAAAAATCGTGTTTGGAGTGTCATCATTTTGACAAGTAAAAACTCTGATGCTGAGGTTCAAGATGAGCCAGCAAACTCAGCTTTCTTGATCCAAAGCCGGCTgaggctacgggattgttcgaaaaagttaccacagtcctggtacataaacggCTCTAGAAGGAACTACGGTtccatcctcatcatcctcctgccctccggcgcagcatgttttctccttccatacgcttctatctgccgtcatctcacaagcaacattctttcttaccatatctactttcacacaatccatccatcgtttctttggtcttcctcttaaATTAGATCCGTCCGTTACGTCCttacgttcatactcatcaccttcctcacaacatgactctcattcctccgcatcccatgcccataccatgacagccaGTTTCTACGCAGTTTTTCTGACGGTTCCATGATCAAGATTTTACACTAGAATTAAAACCTTAAACCAGAACACGCTAAATACTATATGAAGAAAAGCTCTAAAAGTCAAGTCTCAAGTTAAATTAAAGGACATTGTCTAAACTCGAAAATGACTTTCAGACCCCTGCACAATATTGCAAAGATTTATACATGCTTGTTAAATGTCaagaatatatgtatttacccCTCATAAGCTCGATCTCTTCCTGTGTAAAAGCTGGTAACGAAGACTTGGAGTATCCTCTCTTCAAGCTGACCTCCTCAAGGACTTTCTCTATGGAAGGCGGCCAGCCACCAGCTTTGGAGTAGATGGGATGGGCGTATCTGCCATTCTAGAAAACAAAATTAGATTTATGCAAACATAGgatgtggagatctaagggggaggcctatgttcagcagtggacgtcctatggctgagatgatgatgatgatgatgatggatggatAGGATtgtctaatcagatgcagctaTCTAtcagcgacagcctatctgagctcctcaacccagtaccccCTGGTAAgtctttctggcttttgactatgtgtgaagactgccaaagatgtccaaatgacagccgggacttacagcTTATTTCGCCTTATAAAACACGGGAGAACTCGTCACCCCTCCACGAACTGACCGCGCGGAGCGTTACTTACCCTTATGATCGATTGATCCGCGAGGCTTTGATTTAGCTAGAGAGAGCTACGAGCTTCtttttacatatatttcagGCAAAATATAGTACTCACACTGTTCTGTCTTGCCAACTCTGCCAATTCTATGTGCTCCTCCGTTGAGTCGTATGGTTCAAACCATACCATTTGGTTTGCTAATGATACCTTGCCTgtggtaaaaataagtaataacatatttaagtatattatgtacatatatgtggcatacataaataatcataattaaaaaaaataaagcttatttgAACGAAGCAATGTAGGTAACTACTGAAAGTACATATCTGAGAAAATATCTACGgtggatagcccatttattgagaaacGCTAGAGAGTTCTCAAGTTCATGCGACACGGGTTAAACCACTAGTGAATGCAATCCTGATCCTGACCTGTCTTTTAAACCTGACCTTTTGACTGACCATCAAAAAGGCCAATAGGTACTCAAGTATTATATTGACTCATCTTACAAAATGTTGGTTATTTCTCAGAAATGATATAAATAACTACCCAATTTTCCTTACCATGATATTTCGGCTTAAATTCCTGGTCATACAGTCTCCAAGCTTTTGCGTGGGCCAGCAAAGCGTATTTATTGCACAGATAAGCTCCAACTTCTGGGCTGTATATTAAGGGGGCAAAACGTCCCGAGTTGTATACCCCGTCGCAGAAGACCACAGGCTCGTTGATGGTGATCCACACCTTTACTCTGTCTCCGAAAAGGGTGTAAGCGACGCGGGCATAGTCTACAAACCAGTCTACTATGAGTGGGTTGGCCCACCCACCTGAAAGATAATATTAAACTGTTTATTGTGGGCTGCAGTTTTGTTGTACCTAATTTACTTGTGATGTCACACTTATTTCTTACTACCATATGTTCATTCAGTCCTATGTGTGCATTACCTTATGGTACTCCGCTTATATGTTTACGCTTTTATGAACTCCCCTACAaactcccttatatactctctttaGTCTCTTTTAACTCGAACTATAACCTTTCCCCTATTTACTTCctttatgtatttccttatgtagtTCCTCGTGCACCCCTTACCTACTTGCACAAAATTGGGATTCGAACCAGAGACAATCAGATCCGCAATCCAGCAAAGTGACCATTACACCAACAATTTCAGTGACATCGtcgcaaattattattataattcagcAAAAAGTTTAAGCTGAAATCTTACCAAGATCCTGAAGCGACTGCGGCAAGTCCCAGTGGTATATGGTCACCATGGGTTGTATGCCCTTCTCCAGTAGACCGTCAATCAGGTTGTTGTAGTAATTCTTGCCTTCCTCATTGATTATGTTTGGGAAACCAGACGGGAGGATACGGGACCAGGATAGGGAGAATCTGAAATATAGCAAGATTGGCTCGTTTGACTATTTTGATTGCCATAAGAAGGATCATGCAGTGCTTGGTTGCCTGTTTTTGGAATCAGAGATCTGAACGTTCTAGGACTGCTGTTAAAGAGATGTTGTCAAAAGTTCCCacctagcatgtgttcgcgcacaaagcttgcaatttcgcggacattttagaaatgttgttTGCTACAGCAAGAAGACAAGGGTGTCAGAAGTAACATATTTGTGTGCATTTCGGAGACGCATACTGGTGAATCTTGCCTTTAGAAGATTTCATTTCTTTAACATCAACATTTTCGTAAAAATGATCGATGTATCGATGATAAACTCACTCTATCTGCATCTCTTTCTATTCTAACACTCTCATAACGGGccagctggaagagatttctaatgaaataagctgtgcctttgtactatctgttctatttttcttcttctctgtattctgtgtgtgtacaaaaaaaaaaattggtgttATTTGATGGTATGATCCTGCTATCTTTATTTAGTTACAGACCTGTAAAAATGTAGTCCTAACTCCTCCGCCATTTCGATATCCCTCTTCCATTGATGATAGGAGTCACaagcgacgtcgccattggtcAGATCCTTGATTCTGGTTGGATCTTCATGAACATAACGGTCCCACGTGTTTTCACTTTTACCTGGAAAATTATTCCTCTttgatcatcatcatgatcatcagctttgctgggcaaaggcctcctctcacacaaagaagaaatgagcgttaatcCTCCTAAGAATTGAAAGAAATAgaatataaacaatttaaaagttgATAAGATGATCGACTGCCAATGCGTCTGAAATCGtggaaacaaaaaaagaacagaaaaaaaatgttacttagtttgacaaaatctaaaaaaaatcaaaaataattttttgaacGGCAGGAATTTACGagagacagcccccaaaaatcCCGCCCTACACCATTTCCtacgtgtttttgctgggaagaagaagtggcggaacttCCCAGCAAAAAATGTACGGTCAATCTCACCTCCTTCATTCCAGGCTCCTTCGACTTGATAGGATGCTGTAGCTGCTCCAAATATGAACCCTGGTGGGAAACTCAGGTCCTGAGTACTCCACGCCCCCGCTAATACAGCACTGGGGAAATATAACTTCCACTCATTCATTATCCTCTCACTcctggttattttttttgttcctttatttcagTTATGTAAATAGGGAACTTAAAACATGcgatagataaataataaaatatacaaataattatattatacaaaaataagtaaaaataaccACTTATATTGTTGACATGAGTAGGCGGTCTCGTGTTACACTGCGTGGTGTCGCGTAACCTACAACGGAAATGATGGACCAGGACCTCAAGTTATGTAGGTAAAGtaaaggcctcttctcacatAAAGAAGTCATAATTATTAACTAATCAGTTTGATCCGATTTGAATTCGGATGGAGATAAATGGAGCACTACTTTTTAGGCATATTCccgagacttttcccaactatgttgggatcggtttccagtctaaccgtatgtagctgagtaccagtattttacaaggaacgactgcctctctgacctcctcaaagtcctctacccagttacccgggcaacctaatccCCCATGGTTagcctggttgtcagacttactgattAGATGTCAAACATGTTATCCATTGTTTATTGAAGCAAGTAGGtatttagtatattttatttagtataaTCAGTTGTTTAGACAGACACAGTCTAAAATAACACTGATAAGAGTAATAGCTTAGGTAATAAATCCTGCATTGTACTATTTGTTCTTTCTATATTAAGTACATCAAAACTAATCTTGCATACCGCGTTGTggatttataatgtaaataactgTTTCTTGCGGGTTTTTTTCGCGTCTCGAGATAATACTCCCacacagtacctacatactcgaataaaatataggttttatatatattttaatcatttcaaATAAGGGCTCATTTGAGTAACGGTTGCAAGGCTAGCGGCTGTCACTCGAgcgcccaaaaataattaaaactaaataatttttcattctttctttctttcaaaactAACGGTcgtgaaagaaataataaaaaactaaatattttttctttctttcaaaactAACGGGCATGAACGTGAATGTGGATGTAAGGCGCATTCGGGCCTGTTTCCCGATTAGTGTCGGTATTGCCATGAATTCACACTAATTTGAAGCCGCCATGTGAATAACGGATACAAAAATGACGATCGGTCTTGCTACGCGCGGAAAATCCGCCCGTGTGAAAGCGCTGCCTGTTATGATCTGATAAAACTAAAGATCCCTCTTTGAGAGCTGAAGATAAAGAGAAAGAGCTTATGCAACTTCTCGACAGGAGATTACCAATAAATTTGCCATGTGCGTCGTTATCAAGCAACACTTCAAGTCATATCGGTATTTGTCAAAACATTTCTGTAATCTCTATCGTACTTTTCATCTTGTAAACACTTGAAAAATTCATCAACGCCTATTACTTATCACTTTTTTCACTTGTCAAAATATGATAGAGCTCTGAAATGGCAGGGTATGTTGTTGTCATGCCAATTTACCGTCTTCAAAGAGTAGGACGAGTAGACTAAACACTAGGCCGACAGGTAGGTACAGGACTGGTgggtatttttatt
The DNA window shown above is from Helicoverpa armigera isolate CAAS_96S chromosome 25, ASM3070526v1, whole genome shotgun sequence and carries:
- the LOC110381164 gene encoding lactase/phlorizin hydrolase is translated as MLSIPFLCLWSSFSLSSGYDLQFPPWFKFGAATSAYQTEGAWNVSDKGEGKWDRLTHKYPELITDRSNGDDATNSYYLWKRDLEMVEELGLHFYRFSINWPRVLPTGFANKISEDGKNFYDNMINGLLARGIEPMVSMYHWEMPQLLRDLGGWANPKSPDWFADYARVLYNLYGDRVKTWITINEPVSECDFYYGRGVLEPQLDYYIAPYLCNKNILLAHAKAWRIYDEEFRYKHNGKVSIANNLMWIMPYSEKDEQLAEMARHFNTGRYAHAIFSKEGGWPPYVEEIIAERSRQLGFNESRLPAFTRHEIEFIRGTYDFFAINYYSTKLARPPMPWDSGEKTFINYIFGLEAALDVDPHWQFSENPSLPVYPEGLRKLLHWLRQQYGDLEFFITENGYGSRGSNLNDNIRVSFIRRHLEQISLAIQEGINVSAYTYWSLMDNFEWSDGYQTKYGLYEVDFSDHLRKRTPRKSAIYFANIVKRHSFAVLAGAWSTQDLSFPPGFIFGAATASYQVEGAWNEGGKSENTWDRYVHEDPTRIKDLTNGDVACDSYHQWKRDIEMAEELGLHFYRFSLSWSRILPSGFPNIINEEGKNYYNNLIDGLLEKGIQPMVTIYHWDLPQSLQDLGGWANPLIVDWFVDYARVAYTLFGDRVKVWITINEPVVFCDGVYNSGRFAPLIYSPEVGAYLCNKYALLAHAKAWRLYDQEFKPKYHGKVSLANQMVWFEPYDSTEEHIELAELARQNSNGRYAHPIYSKAGGWPPSIEKVLEEVSLKRGYSKSSLPAFTQEEIELMRGTYDYFAMNYYTTRLIRKAREGEQFTAWPLGDCIDLNAIIEKREDWPTAQSYWFYVFPEGFRRQLNWMKQQYGDMEIIITENGISTVGGLDDQERIQYYRDHLEQILLAVKEDGLNVTGYCAWTLMDNFEWGDGLAVKFGLYEVDFSDPMRKRIPRASARYYSDIISSHSLDIPTDYSGYKDTKKVQVV